A single genomic interval of Nonomuraea rubra harbors:
- a CDS encoding ABC transporter ATP-binding protein: MTATHDHASAHPEIATSEGGGGVRRGALLTLLRPERARLAAAIVCGLLDQGLALAAALLGASLVGRALNGDAPADLLPGLIVLAVLVLPKVLASWAESYIAHDLAFRVLAELRDRCYRKLAALTPGYLLRRRSGDLGATAMADVEILELFFAHSLTPLVVAASVPPACLVAAFWLHPLVGAALLPAVVAMATVPFWLRRRSAVQAGRMREAAGEATAETVDAVQGLSETLVFGRQEHQAARLGAATERLNVTSRAHRSRGGVEKAAGDAIAAAGLIAALLVALLLVDAGSLAAGQVVIVAVLGAFAFLPLMSLVDTWRDLSTIRAAAARLLRILDAVPDVTEQATGPAGRIEPEVAFDHVTFRYGDGLPEAVRDVSFTVPAGTTVALAGHSGAGKSTCASLLLRHWDTSAGTVRIGGHDLRDLPFDQLRSTVVAVPQDTYLFAMSVRDNLRLARPDATDAEVEQAARTACAHDFIAALPDGYDTLVGERGAHLSGGQRQRLAIARALLTHAPILVLDEAVSNLDAESEAALDQALRAARGEHTTLVVAHRPSTLRSADTVVLLNAGRVVDIGHHHDLLSRSAEYRRLLAR, from the coding sequence ATGACCGCCACCCACGACCACGCCTCCGCGCATCCGGAGATCGCGACCAGCGAGGGGGGCGGCGGGGTCCGGCGTGGTGCGCTGCTCACGCTGCTGCGTCCAGAGCGGGCCCGGCTCGCCGCCGCCATCGTCTGCGGGCTGCTCGACCAGGGGCTCGCGCTCGCGGCGGCGCTGCTCGGCGCGTCCCTCGTCGGCCGGGCGCTGAACGGCGATGCCCCCGCCGACCTGCTGCCCGGCCTCATCGTGCTCGCCGTGCTGGTGCTGCCGAAGGTGCTGGCCTCGTGGGCGGAGTCGTACATCGCGCACGACCTGGCCTTCCGCGTCCTGGCCGAGCTGCGCGACCGCTGCTACCGCAAGCTGGCCGCGCTGACCCCCGGCTACCTGCTGCGCCGCCGCTCCGGTGACCTCGGCGCGACCGCGATGGCCGACGTGGAGATCCTCGAGCTGTTCTTCGCCCACAGCCTCACCCCGCTGGTCGTGGCCGCCTCCGTGCCGCCCGCCTGCCTGGTGGCCGCGTTCTGGCTGCACCCGCTGGTCGGTGCGGCGCTGCTGCCCGCCGTCGTGGCCATGGCCACGGTGCCGTTCTGGCTGCGGCGGCGCTCGGCGGTGCAGGCCGGACGGATGCGGGAGGCGGCGGGCGAGGCCACGGCGGAGACCGTGGACGCCGTCCAGGGCCTGTCGGAGACGCTCGTCTTCGGCCGCCAGGAGCACCAGGCGGCCCGGCTCGGCGCCGCGACCGAACGCCTGAACGTGACCTCGCGGGCCCACCGGTCCCGCGGCGGCGTGGAGAAGGCCGCGGGCGACGCCATCGCCGCGGCCGGGCTGATCGCGGCCCTTCTGGTGGCGCTGCTCCTGGTCGACGCGGGCTCCCTGGCCGCCGGCCAGGTGGTGATCGTCGCCGTGCTCGGCGCGTTCGCCTTCCTGCCGCTGATGTCCCTGGTCGACACCTGGCGGGACCTGTCCACGATCCGCGCCGCCGCCGCGCGCCTGCTGCGCATCCTCGACGCCGTCCCGGACGTCACCGAACAGGCCACCGGGCCGGCCGGACGGATCGAGCCCGAGGTGGCGTTCGACCACGTCACCTTCCGCTACGGCGACGGCCTGCCCGAGGCCGTGCGCGACGTCTCCTTCACCGTCCCGGCCGGGACCACGGTGGCGCTGGCCGGGCACTCCGGCGCGGGCAAGAGCACCTGCGCCTCGCTGCTGCTGCGCCACTGGGACACCTCGGCGGGCACCGTACGCATCGGCGGCCACGACCTGCGCGACCTGCCCTTCGACCAACTCCGCTCGACCGTGGTGGCGGTGCCGCAGGACACGTACCTGTTCGCCATGAGCGTCCGCGACAACCTCCGCCTGGCCCGCCCCGACGCCACCGACGCCGAGGTGGAGCAGGCCGCCCGCACCGCCTGCGCGCACGACTTCATCGCCGCCCTGCCCGACGGCTACGACACCCTGGTCGGCGAGCGCGGCGCGCACCTGTCGGGCGGGCAGCGCCAGCGCCTGGCCATCGCCCGCGCCCTGCTCACCCACGCCCCGATCCTCGTCCTGGACGAGGCCGTCTCCAACCTGGACGCCGAGAGCGAGGCCGCCCTCGACCAGGCACTACGCGCGGCCAGGGGCGAGCACACCACCCTCGTCGTCGCCCACCGCCCCTCCACCCTGCGCTCCGCCGACACGGTCGTCCTGCTGAACGCGGGCCGGGTGGTGGACATCGGCCATCACCACGACCTGCTGTCCCGCTCCGCCGAATACCGCCGCCTGCTCGCCCGCTGA
- a CDS encoding DoxX family protein: protein MNVFLWIVQAVLAASFAASGLAKLTRPKGELAGRYSWMETYSQGTLRSIGVLEVLGAAGLIVPAATGIVPVLTPIAAAGLAVMMIMAAAVHLRRGEPSGLLVTVVLFALAALAGWGRFGPYAALDL, encoded by the coding sequence ATGAACGTGTTCCTGTGGATCGTGCAGGCGGTCCTGGCCGCCTCGTTCGCCGCGTCGGGCCTGGCGAAGCTCACCCGGCCGAAGGGCGAGCTGGCCGGCAGGTACTCGTGGATGGAGACGTACTCCCAGGGCACGCTGCGGAGCATCGGCGTGCTGGAGGTGCTGGGTGCGGCCGGGCTGATCGTGCCCGCTGCCACGGGGATCGTGCCCGTGCTGACGCCGATCGCCGCGGCCGGCCTGGCGGTGATGATGATCATGGCGGCTGCCGTGCATCTCCGCCGCGGGGAGCCGTCCGGGCTGCTGGTCACCGTCGTCCTCTTCGCGCTGGCCGCGCTCGCCGGCTGGGGCCGGTTCGGCCCCTACGCCGCCCTGGACCTGTAA
- a CDS encoding endo-1,4-beta-xylanase, which translates to MRVNAMSPPTARRRALIAGALGALGLVTALATAIPADAAASTLGAAAAQSGRYFGTAIASGKLGDSAYTTIAAREFDMVTAENEMKIDATEPNRGQFNFTAGDRVYNWAVQNGKRVRGHTLAWHNQQPGWMQQLSGSTLRQAMINHINGVMGHYKGKIYAWDVVNEAYADGNSGGRRDSNLQRTGNDWIEVAFRTARAADPAAKLCYNDYNIDNWTWAKTQGVYNMVRDFKARGVPIDCVGLQSHFNSNSPYNSNYRTTIQSFAALGVDVQITELDIQGGSATTYANVVNDCLAVPRCTGISVWGVRDTDSWLGSGASALLFDGNGNKKAAYTAVLNALNGGTTTPTPGGDAGQIRSTASGRCVDVPSAGTADGTAVQLWDCNGQSNQQWAQTSAGELRVYGNKCLDAGGSGNGARIQIYSCWGGDNQKWRVNSDGTIVGVQSGLCLDAVGGGTGNGTGLQLYSCWGGSNQKWTYNPSTT; encoded by the coding sequence ATGCGTGTCAACGCCATGTCCCCACCCACCGCCCGCCGCCGGGCGCTGATCGCCGGCGCGCTCGGCGCACTCGGCCTGGTCACGGCACTGGCGACGGCGATTCCCGCCGACGCCGCGGCGAGCACGCTCGGCGCGGCGGCCGCGCAGAGCGGCCGCTACTTCGGCACCGCCATCGCCTCGGGCAAGCTCGGCGACTCCGCCTACACGACGATCGCCGCCCGCGAGTTCGACATGGTGACGGCCGAGAACGAGATGAAGATCGACGCCACCGAGCCCAACCGGGGGCAGTTCAACTTCACCGCCGGGGACCGGGTCTACAACTGGGCCGTGCAGAACGGCAAGCGGGTGCGCGGGCACACCCTGGCCTGGCACAACCAGCAGCCCGGCTGGATGCAGCAACTGTCGGGCAGCACGCTGCGCCAGGCGATGATCAACCACATCAACGGCGTCATGGGCCACTACAAGGGCAAGATCTACGCCTGGGACGTGGTCAACGAGGCCTACGCCGACGGCAACTCCGGCGGCCGGCGCGACTCCAACCTCCAGCGCACCGGCAACGACTGGATCGAGGTGGCCTTCCGCACCGCGCGCGCCGCCGACCCGGCCGCCAAGCTCTGCTACAACGACTACAACATCGACAACTGGACCTGGGCCAAGACGCAGGGCGTCTACAACATGGTCAGGGACTTCAAGGCCCGCGGCGTGCCGATCGACTGCGTCGGCCTGCAGTCGCACTTCAACAGCAACAGCCCCTACAACAGCAACTACCGCACGACCATCCAGAGCTTCGCCGCGCTGGGGGTCGATGTGCAGATCACCGAGCTGGACATCCAGGGCGGCTCGGCCACCACGTACGCCAACGTCGTCAACGACTGCCTGGCGGTGCCGCGCTGCACCGGCATCTCCGTCTGGGGCGTCCGCGACACCGACTCCTGGCTCGGCTCGGGCGCCTCCGCGCTGCTCTTCGACGGCAACGGCAACAAGAAGGCCGCCTACACCGCCGTGCTCAACGCGCTCAACGGCGGCACCACGACGCCGACGCCCGGCGGCGACGCGGGCCAGATCAGGAGCACGGCCTCCGGCCGCTGCGTGGACGTGCCCAGCGCCGGCACCGCGGACGGCACCGCGGTGCAGCTGTGGGACTGCAACGGCCAGTCCAACCAGCAGTGGGCGCAGACCTCGGCAGGGGAGCTGCGGGTGTACGGCAACAAGTGCCTGGATGCCGGGGGCTCAGGCAACGGTGCCAGGATCCAGATCTACTCCTGCTGGGGCGGCGACAACCAGAAGTGGCGCGTCAACTCCGACGGCACGATCGTGGGCGTGCAGTCCGGGCTGTGCCTGGACGCCGTCGGCGGCGGCACCGGCAACGGCACGGGGCTGCAGCTCTACAGCTGCTGGGGCGGCAGCAACCAGAAGTGGACCTACAACCCGAGCACGACGTGA
- a CDS encoding ABC transporter ATP-binding protein, with amino-acid sequence MVNRTLLGLIRPGRGWLAIAVLAGVLVSATYAGQSLLLTAAVAQGLRGELTAAVLACCAALALVAVRAVLVWGREVAAARGAEEVKAALRDRLYRHLLTLGPGYVAEVRTGGVLTTLVDSVEAIDRYVGVFLPQVLISVLGGVGIVAVLAWIDPAVAVLVAVTAVLAAAAPRLMRRRMRDGLTAFFKGWKGLSADYLDAVQGLPTLKAVGADERFGAGLSAKAWAFYRDSLRFTFVSTVSAGFVGFFAALGTAAAVGLGAWQYASGALSLTAVFAVLLLSREAFRPVTELMAAFHAGQGALPAAHGIAELLAARPPVPDTGTASLPGTPPEVVFEDVTFTYPGRERPALDGVSLRLAAGRTTAVVGPSGAGKSTLIRLLLRHADPTGGRVLFDGADLRDVSLAALRSQVAVVSQEVYLFHGTVAGNIAYGRAGASRTEIEQAARAAHAHEFIAELPDGYDTVIGERGLRLSGGQRQRLAIARALLADAPLLILDEATSSVDIAAERAVVEALERVRAGRTVLLIAHRLSTVADADHVVVLDEGRVAEAAAPAALLATGGAYARLIARQQEGAA; translated from the coding sequence ATGGTGAACCGGACCCTGCTGGGTCTGATCCGTCCGGGGCGCGGCTGGCTGGCGATCGCCGTGCTGGCGGGGGTGCTGGTGTCGGCCACCTACGCCGGGCAGAGCCTGCTGCTGACCGCGGCCGTGGCGCAGGGCCTGCGCGGCGAGCTCACGGCCGCGGTCCTGGCCTGCTGCGCGGCCCTGGCGCTGGTCGCGGTGCGGGCCGTGCTGGTGTGGGGCCGCGAGGTGGCGGCGGCCAGGGGTGCGGAGGAGGTGAAGGCGGCCCTGCGGGACCGGCTCTACCGGCACCTGCTCACGCTCGGCCCCGGCTACGTCGCCGAGGTGCGTACGGGCGGCGTGCTGACCACCCTGGTGGACAGCGTGGAGGCGATCGACCGGTATGTCGGGGTGTTCCTGCCGCAGGTGCTCATCTCGGTGCTCGGCGGGGTCGGCATCGTGGCGGTGCTGGCCTGGATCGACCCCGCCGTCGCCGTGCTCGTCGCCGTCACGGCCGTGCTGGCCGCCGCCGCGCCGCGGCTGATGCGCCGCCGGATGCGGGATGGCCTGACCGCGTTCTTCAAGGGGTGGAAGGGGCTGAGCGCCGACTACCTGGACGCGGTGCAGGGGCTGCCCACGCTGAAGGCGGTCGGCGCCGACGAGCGGTTCGGTGCGGGGCTGTCGGCCAAGGCGTGGGCGTTCTACCGGGACTCGCTGCGGTTCACGTTCGTCTCCACCGTCTCGGCGGGCTTCGTCGGGTTCTTCGCCGCGCTCGGCACGGCCGCCGCCGTCGGGCTCGGCGCCTGGCAGTACGCCTCGGGCGCGCTGTCGCTGACGGCGGTGTTCGCGGTGCTGCTGCTGTCGCGGGAGGCGTTCCGGCCGGTGACCGAGCTGATGGCGGCCTTCCACGCCGGCCAGGGCGCGCTGCCCGCCGCGCACGGCATCGCCGAGCTGCTCGCCGCCCGCCCGCCGGTCCCCGACACCGGCACGGCGAGCCTGCCGGGCACGCCGCCGGAGGTCGTCTTCGAGGACGTCACCTTCACCTACCCGGGCCGGGAACGCCCCGCCCTGGACGGGGTCTCGCTGCGGCTGGCCGCGGGCCGTACCACCGCGGTGGTCGGGCCGTCGGGAGCGGGCAAGAGCACGCTGATCCGGCTGCTGCTGCGGCACGCCGACCCGACCGGCGGCAGGGTGCTGTTCGACGGGGCGGACCTGCGGGACGTCTCACTCGCCGCGCTGCGGTCGCAGGTGGCCGTGGTGTCGCAGGAGGTGTACCTGTTCCACGGCACGGTCGCCGGGAACATCGCCTACGGGCGGGCCGGGGCGAGCCGTACCGAGATCGAGCAGGCGGCCAGGGCCGCGCACGCGCACGAGTTCATCGCCGAGCTGCCCGACGGCTACGACACCGTGATCGGCGAGCGGGGGCTGCGGCTGTCCGGCGGGCAGCGCCAGCGGCTGGCCATCGCCCGCGCGCTGCTGGCCGACGCGCCGCTGCTCATCCTGGACGAGGCCACCTCCAGCGTGGACATCGCCGCCGAGCGCGCCGTCGTCGAGGCGCTGGAGCGCGTACGCGCGGGCCGCACGGTGCTGCTGATCGCCCACCGGTTGTCCACCGTCGCCGACGCCGACCACGTCGTCGTCCTGGACGAAGGCCGGGTGGCCGAGGCGGCCGCCCCCGCCGCGCTGCTCGCCACCGGCGGCGCCTACGCCCGCCTGATCGCCCGCCAGCAGGAAGGAGCGGCATGA
- a CDS encoding carbohydrate ABC transporter permease: protein MIEKGAQSARDKPTTRGKVRLREHVMGWFFVGPFGIVFLALLIAPLAYALYLSLFQKKLIGGTSFVFLDNYVKAFTDPSFLSGSWFVIRFSLVSIPLQIIIALAMALILDAVTSLFARFSRLMIFLPYAIPTVIGAVMWGFLYSRSFGPLSDLFSLFGATPPDFLGSSLIFYGLVNIVTWQWAGYYMIILYAALQGIDPALYEAARMDGAGKWQIALRIKIPLIAPALLLILVFSLIGTLQFFNEPQILRSLAAGTIGPDFTPNMYAYQQAFALANFNYGSAISFALGGIVFVGVYAFLFFTRKRRSFL, encoded by the coding sequence ATGATCGAAAAAGGCGCGCAGAGCGCCCGAGACAAGCCCACGACGCGCGGCAAGGTGCGCCTGCGCGAGCACGTGATGGGATGGTTCTTCGTCGGGCCGTTCGGGATCGTGTTCCTCGCCCTGCTCATCGCGCCGCTCGCGTACGCGCTGTACCTCAGCCTCTTCCAGAAGAAGCTGATCGGCGGCACCAGTTTCGTCTTCCTCGACAACTATGTGAAAGCGTTCACCGACCCGAGTTTCCTTTCCGGGTCATGGTTCGTCATCCGCTTCTCGCTGGTCTCGATCCCGCTGCAGATCATCATCGCGCTCGCGATGGCCCTGATCCTGGACGCCGTGACCTCCCTGTTCGCCCGCTTCTCCCGCCTCATGATCTTCCTGCCGTACGCGATTCCCACCGTCATCGGGGCCGTCATGTGGGGATTTCTCTACAGCAGGAGCTTCGGGCCGCTCTCCGACCTGTTCAGCCTGTTCGGTGCCACTCCGCCCGACTTCCTCGGCAGCAGCCTGATCTTCTACGGCCTGGTCAACATCGTCACCTGGCAATGGGCCGGCTACTACATGATCATCCTGTACGCGGCGCTGCAGGGCATCGACCCCGCGCTCTACGAGGCGGCCCGCATGGACGGCGCAGGCAAGTGGCAGATCGCGCTCCGCATCAAGATCCCGCTGATCGCCCCCGCGCTGCTGCTGATCCTGGTCTTCTCGCTCATCGGCACCCTGCAGTTCTTCAACGAGCCGCAGATCCTGCGCTCCCTCGCGGCCGGCACGATCGGACCGGACTTCACCCCCAACATGTACGCGTACCAGCAGGCGTTCGCCCTGGCGAACTTCAACTACGGATCAGCGATCTCCTTCGCTCTCGGCGGGATCGTCTTCGTCGGCGTCTACGCCTTCCTGTTCTTCACCCGCAAGCGGAGGAGCTTCCTGTGA
- the rpsR gene encoding 30S ribosomal protein S18 yields the protein MKPRRAPRKKPNPLLNADRVDYKDTALLRKFISDRGKIRSRRVTGVTVQQQRQIARAIKTAREMALLPYASRPTA from the coding sequence ATGAAGCCCCGCCGCGCCCCGCGCAAGAAGCCCAACCCGCTGCTGAACGCCGACCGCGTCGACTACAAGGACACCGCCCTGCTGCGCAAGTTCATCTCCGACCGGGGCAAGATCCGCAGCCGCCGCGTCACCGGCGTCACCGTCCAGCAGCAGCGCCAGATCGCCCGGGCCATCAAGACCGCCCGCGAGATGGCCCTGCTCCCCTACGCCTCCCGCCCCACCGCGTGA
- a CDS encoding carbohydrate ABC transporter permease, translating into MTSARSRAGVRRRPQRHLPLQVLLGFLVVYFLVPFWWVIVNSSKDAPGLFGGGNTLWFADRIDYLGNLQQLFTYDNGIYGRWILNSTLYAFAGGIGATILSVMAGYGFAKYRFAARRFSFALVLGALMVPATALVIPTFVMFSEFGLTNTIWAVILPSLLNPFGVYLMHVYARDAVPDEILDAARADGAGEIRTFLQVAFPLMRPAVVTVLLLSAVASWNNYFLPLAMLSDNRLFPVTVGLGLWQGIASANNAGSTSLWSLIILGALVSVVPLVIAFFSLQRHWRGGLSVGGLR; encoded by the coding sequence GTGACGAGTGCCCGCTCCCGCGCCGGCGTCCGCCGCCGGCCGCAACGCCACCTGCCTCTGCAGGTGCTGCTCGGTTTCCTGGTCGTGTACTTCCTCGTGCCGTTCTGGTGGGTCATCGTCAACAGCTCCAAGGACGCCCCCGGCCTGTTCGGCGGCGGCAACACCCTGTGGTTCGCCGACCGCATCGACTACCTCGGCAACCTCCAGCAGCTGTTCACCTACGACAACGGCATTTACGGCAGGTGGATACTCAACTCCACGCTGTACGCGTTCGCGGGCGGGATCGGCGCCACCATCCTGTCCGTCATGGCCGGATACGGGTTCGCCAAGTACCGATTCGCCGCCCGGCGCTTCAGCTTCGCGCTCGTGCTCGGCGCGCTGATGGTGCCCGCGACGGCCCTGGTCATCCCCACCTTCGTGATGTTCTCCGAGTTCGGCCTGACCAACACGATCTGGGCGGTGATCCTGCCCTCCCTGCTCAACCCGTTCGGCGTCTACCTGATGCACGTCTACGCGCGCGACGCCGTCCCCGACGAGATCCTGGACGCGGCGCGAGCCGACGGCGCCGGCGAGATACGGACGTTTCTCCAGGTCGCCTTTCCGCTGATGCGGCCCGCGGTGGTGACGGTGCTGCTGTTGTCCGCCGTGGCCTCCTGGAACAACTACTTCCTGCCGCTCGCGATGCTGTCCGACAACCGGCTCTTCCCCGTCACCGTCGGGCTCGGCCTCTGGCAGGGCATCGCCTCGGCCAACAACGCGGGCAGCACCTCCCTCTGGAGCCTCATCATCCTGGGCGCGCTCGTGTCGGTCGTTCCGCTCGTCATCGCGTTCTTCAGCCTCCAGCGACACTGGCGAGGCGGGTTGTCCGTCGGCGGCCTGAGGTAG
- a CDS encoding ester cyclase — MPIITTAEHNKETLRRFHAAVSSGDEEIISRTIDEIVHPDVQVGTPLPLEVTGTAAMKEVLAVLRRAFPDLRIQIEDVIAEGDRVVTRNTVTGTHRGEYMGIPPTGRSITYKEVIIARFTDGRVAETWAVVDVMSQMRQLGVFKGPNA; from the coding sequence ATGCCGATCATCACCACGGCGGAACACAACAAGGAGACACTCCGCCGCTTCCACGCCGCCGTCAGCAGCGGCGACGAAGAGATCATCTCCAGGACGATCGACGAGATCGTCCATCCGGACGTGCAGGTCGGCACGCCGCTGCCGCTCGAGGTGACGGGGACCGCGGCGATGAAGGAGGTGCTCGCGGTGCTGCGCCGGGCCTTCCCCGACCTCCGCATCCAGATCGAGGACGTGATCGCTGAAGGGGACAGGGTCGTCACCAGGAACACGGTCACCGGGACGCACCGGGGCGAGTACATGGGCATCCCGCCGACCGGCAGGTCCATCACGTACAAGGAGGTCATCATCGCCCGTTTCACGGACGGGCGGGTCGCCGAGACCTGGGCGGTCGTCGATGTCATGTCGCAGATGCGGCAGCTCGGTGTGTTCAAGGGACCGAACGCCTAG
- a CDS encoding cytochrome P450, giving the protein MTQANEPPLQLRRNGLDPAEELARARDGEGVVRVETPWGLPGYLVCRHADVRRVLTDPVRFSSALTPLRGAGALDPGEAARMRAGQLIGLDPPEHTRLRRMLTPEFTARRMRRLEPRITEIVQSALDDLERAGRPADLVAHFALPVPSLVICELLGVPRADRAAFQDRATRLLDTSLPAEELAAVRREERAYLADLVARARADRGEDLLGTLVREDGDELGADELVGVAGQLLLAGHETTSNMLGLGTLALLRHPDQLAMIREDPARIEPAVEELLRWLSISQSPPPRTTTAEVEVAGQVIPAGALVICSLPAANRDPAFAADPDRLDVTREPAGHVAFGHGVHHCLGAPLARMELRIAFSLLLRRFPGLALADPYERVDFRVFSVVFGLNALRVTW; this is encoded by the coding sequence ATGACGCAAGCGAACGAGCCGCCGCTGCAGCTGCGGCGGAACGGGCTCGACCCGGCGGAGGAGCTGGCCCGGGCCCGCGACGGCGAGGGCGTGGTCCGGGTGGAGACGCCGTGGGGGCTGCCCGGGTACCTGGTCTGCCGCCACGCGGACGTCCGCCGGGTGCTGACGGATCCGGTCCGGTTCAGCAGCGCGCTGACCCCGCTCCGCGGAGCCGGCGCGCTCGATCCCGGCGAAGCGGCGAGGATGCGCGCCGGGCAGCTGATCGGGCTGGACCCGCCGGAGCACACCCGGCTGCGCCGGATGCTGACTCCGGAGTTCACGGCGCGCCGGATGCGCCGGCTCGAACCGCGGATCACCGAGATCGTCCAGTCAGCGCTGGACGATCTGGAACGGGCGGGCAGGCCGGCCGATCTGGTGGCGCACTTCGCGCTGCCGGTGCCGTCCCTGGTGATCTGCGAGCTGCTGGGTGTGCCGCGGGCCGACCGCGCCGCGTTCCAGGACCGTGCCACGCGCCTGCTCGACACGTCCTTGCCGGCGGAGGAGCTGGCCGCGGTGCGGCGGGAGGAGCGCGCGTACCTGGCCGATCTGGTTGCCCGCGCGCGGGCCGATCGGGGTGAGGACCTGCTGGGCACGCTCGTACGCGAGGACGGCGACGAGCTCGGCGCCGACGAGCTCGTCGGCGTCGCCGGGCAGCTGCTGCTGGCCGGGCACGAGACCACCTCGAACATGCTCGGCCTGGGCACCCTGGCCCTGCTCCGGCACCCGGACCAGCTCGCGATGATCCGCGAGGACCCGGCGCGGATCGAGCCCGCCGTCGAGGAGCTGCTGCGGTGGCTGTCCATCTCCCAGTCGCCTCCGCCCCGCACCACCACGGCCGAGGTGGAGGTCGCCGGGCAGGTCATCCCCGCGGGAGCGCTGGTGATCTGCTCGCTGCCCGCCGCCAACCGCGACCCCGCGTTCGCCGCCGACCCGGACCGGCTCGACGTCACCCGGGAGCCCGCCGGTCATGTCGCGTTCGGTCACGGCGTGCACCACTGTCTCGGGGCGCCGCTGGCCCGGATGGAGCTGCGCATCGCCTTCTCCCTCCTGCTCCGGCGGTTCCCCGGGCTCGCCCTGGCGGACCCGTACGAGCGGGTGGACTTCCGGGTCTTCAGCGTCGTGTTCGGGCTCAACGCGCTACGGGTGACGTGGTGA
- a CDS encoding extracellular catalytic domain type 1 short-chain-length polyhydroxyalkanoate depolymerase yields MATVVSVFLTAAPQASAAVLTEVTSFGANPGGLRMYLYVPDRPASRPGVLVAMHGCNGWATAFHQGTEFASLADRHGFVVIYPQANKSANGMSNCFDVWSDEALRHGGGSDPGSIVSMVNHVLQRFNGDPQRVYATGFSSGAMQTLNLLATYPDVFKAGAPFAGVPYGCLGPAGCGDKTPRQWGDLARNAYPGYTGPRPRVMAWHGTADSVLPYTMLQEEVDQWTDVHGLSQTPASTDSPQAGWTRRVFGSGQVEAYTITGAGHDLPRTGMAAYAIRFFGLDGGSPTTTPTSSAGQIRGAGSGRCLDVPGAATADGTQVQLWDCNGRGNQQWATTPAGELRVYGGTCLDAAGTGAGARIQIYSCWGGDNQKWRLNSDGTITGVQSGLCLDAVGQGTANGTRLQLYTCHGGANQRWTVT; encoded by the coding sequence GTGGCCACCGTGGTGTCCGTGTTCCTGACGGCCGCACCGCAGGCGTCGGCGGCGGTACTGACCGAGGTGACGAGCTTCGGGGCCAATCCCGGCGGCCTGCGGATGTACCTGTACGTCCCCGACAGGCCGGCGTCCCGGCCGGGCGTCCTGGTCGCCATGCACGGCTGCAACGGCTGGGCCACGGCCTTCCACCAGGGCACCGAGTTCGCCTCGCTGGCCGACCGGCACGGCTTCGTCGTCATCTACCCGCAGGCCAACAAGAGCGCCAACGGCATGTCCAACTGCTTCGACGTGTGGTCGGACGAAGCCCTGCGGCACGGCGGCGGCAGCGACCCGGGGTCGATCGTCTCCATGGTGAATCACGTGCTGCAACGCTTCAACGGCGACCCGCAGCGCGTGTACGCCACCGGCTTCTCCTCCGGCGCGATGCAGACTCTCAACCTGCTCGCCACCTACCCGGACGTGTTCAAGGCCGGGGCGCCGTTCGCCGGGGTCCCGTACGGTTGCCTCGGCCCCGCCGGGTGCGGGGACAAGACGCCGCGGCAGTGGGGTGACCTGGCCAGGAACGCCTACCCCGGCTACACCGGGCCCCGCCCGCGCGTGATGGCCTGGCACGGCACCGCCGACTCCGTGCTGCCGTACACGATGCTGCAGGAGGAGGTCGATCAGTGGACCGACGTGCACGGGCTGAGCCAGACCCCGGCCTCCACGGACAGCCCGCAGGCGGGCTGGACCCGGCGGGTCTTCGGCTCGGGCCAGGTCGAGGCGTACACCATCACCGGCGCCGGCCACGACCTGCCGCGCACCGGGATGGCCGCGTACGCGATCCGCTTCTTCGGCCTGGACGGCGGCTCGCCCACCACGACCCCGACATCATCTGCCGGGCAGATCAGGGGAGCCGGCTCCGGGCGCTGCCTGGACGTGCCCGGCGCCGCCACCGCCGACGGCACGCAGGTGCAGTTGTGGGACTGCAACGGGCGCGGCAACCAGCAGTGGGCCACCACCCCGGCCGGCGAGCTCAGGGTCTACGGCGGCACCTGCCTCGACGCGGCCGGCACCGGCGCCGGCGCCAGGATCCAGATCTACTCCTGCTGGGGTGGCGACAACCAGAAATGGCGGCTGAACTCCGACGGCACCATCACCGGGGTGCAGTCGGGCTTGTGCCTGGACGCCGTGGGCCAGGGCACCGCCAACGGCACCCGGCTCCAGCTCTACACCTGCCACGGCGGCGCCAACCAGCGCTGGACCGTCACCTGA